In Tenebrio molitor chromosome 1, icTenMoli1.1, whole genome shotgun sequence, the sequence CCTCCAAAAGCGCCAGACAATATTAAGTAGCTGACATTATTACGCTTTTATTAATGCAACGTAAACATTACTTTTATTTAGTGCCAATTTGTCGTGTAATTTTTCGATTATGGAATTTCTCTTATACCCTCATAACATAATGCGATGGCATTATAAAACACTCTGTAGTACTTAAAAAGCACTCAACGGGAAATAATCGCTGACTTTCTTGGTGGTATTTCAttggatttttctttaattgctTCAGGGAAAACGGCACACATTTCAtccataaattaaaattgtaaaaaatgtttaattttcgGAAGTTatggcaataaaatttaccgGCAGCGTTACAAGAAATCCTTtgggattttatttatttaatataattttaattttcattttaactcgGGGGATGAACTCTGCGGGGTCCGCAATCGATAATTCCCCCATAAACATTATTAATCCATTTACAATAATCCTGCATCTGACTGTCACAAATCGGCGAATTGCGAAAAAGGTTGAGAAGATACTTGcaaagataaaaaatttaatagagGCATTTAGAGGGAATCTCTTAGATTTTCTAAGAGAACATTTATCAAATGCTAATGTAACATTTTGTGGGGCccgtaaaaaatgttaagaaCACCTTAACGGAAGCAGGAGATATATATTTGTCGTGGAACGTCGAGAGATGAgggaaataaatttttataattcgtGATATTCCCCTTGACAAATGTTCAATAACTAGACGCTATAAAAACTAATGTGAGGTCTAAGTTTAGCGTGGAAATCCTAACGAAGGAATAATGGCGTGTCTTAGCTGTCCGCGACAATATGCCCGAGTCCGTCCTTTACTCCGGGCGCGCGGTTCCGGGACGCCCTCCGTCTTTCTCGCCGTGTCGCCGATTGCACTTAGAATAACGATGCAGATAGACAATATGTGTCGCAGATTCGTAATAAACGGTCGACAACCATTATACAAGATGCCGTAATATCTTGTACAACTTCGCCAAGTTTCTTTTCTGGCGAGCCGAGTTCCATTATTAGTTTTGAAGGACGTGCACAGGACGGCAGAGCATCCCGATATGTGGAGAAAGAAACCGAGACTCGACTGCTTCAGACAACGCGGATATTGTTTCATCTAAAAGTTCGCTCGTCTAATCCATAAGCGATTTCGACTGTCTAACTTGATAACTAATATTCAATAACTGCCCCTCGAACTTGTTGAAAGAAGTTTTTACGTTTCCAAACTCATTCAATAAAACCCTGATTATATGTTTTTGACACTGAAACGCCAATCACCACGACCGCTCCAACTtctcaaattaataaaaatattccggAGGCGCCCTCCTCTTCTGCCCCCGTGCGTGCTCTACGTACGTCTCAATGTCTCGTTGTCGCAAATTACGAAGATAACAAGACGacataattttacaatttggaGTTCCCGGAAATAGTTCCGATTCATTTGGTGGCGCACTCGTTCAAATTTAGCAATTACGGCTCAGAATAGACACGGAATGGTAGCGCTCTTGCATGTGCCAAACACACGATGTTTACAAGCTCCAATCCAACTCGCACAATTCATTGTTCTGCCTagacgatttatttatttacggtAACGTCCTGACTCCACCGGATTAACACTTTTCATGCATATCTCCACTTACGTTTCTCATAAGTTCCggataaaatattcaaatgttTCAGACTTCTTTACTGTGGCTCACATAACGTATTGTATCGGTTGGAGCACGAAACATTACCTTGGCATACAAACGTCGACAGTAAATTTCGTTGAATTGAATATAACGTAAGGCGATATAGATCCTACATTCCTTCGACTGTCTTTCCTCCAACAAAAGTCGCCTCCACCTCTGTCACTTTCGTATCGTCGTAATTCCACCAGTTGAAAATGTGAAGTTGGTTTCATTTCCGGCGAAACCATAAAtactgatttatttttaatacaaataaaattcaatcgtGTTCTCTCATGTGATGAACTAAAACGATTTATTTAAGTTTAATTGCAAAACTTTCCCTAACATAACTGCACGAAAAACTTCTCTTTAATTTAATAGTTCTTCAAAGTGACAATAGCGCAACGTCTAATGTACAAATGTACTGATTTATTGAATCAgcgtttttgatttttattgttacgTCTTTGATTTATGCTCCTTTTTTGGTCCTCAACACAAAAGAATACTTCCACTTTGAAAATTCCATAAAAGAGCGTCCTTTGTGCCGCTacttatttcattaaaatggaatttattccatatttgggaaatattttatttgatctGACTGTTCTCCCTGTTTCACGTAAATTTTATGCAGAAACAAACTGTATTCCCTTTCGTATAGATGTTACATATGTCGCCACACACCTCACTACCTCAGTCAACCGGGGTGAGCGTCATCTACGCACAGGATCTCCATATAAACGACATCATTATCCCGCGATAGTCCTGACCGCCTTATCCTTTACAGCGGCACAATCATAAAACTTAACCTTAATTTACTATATTTCTTTCGGGAAATCGTTCCCTGCTAGTTATGGAAATTTAATGACCAATTTTGCCAATTTACTCAAATAATTATCACCTTCCCGGCTATTAAACGCGACGCTTAGTACGGTCATGCCCATGATAAAGTAATATTgaaggaaaaaattcaatcaTTATGAAAATTACCTAATCTCAAATATGGTGTATCGCTATCCGCTTTTcgatataaaacaaaaaggaCTTTTATTGTAACTGTCTCATTCTAGCGGGCCCATTTCACCGACTTTATGCTAATTTATCTAGACGTTGTGGGAAGATATGCAAGGATCAGATATTCGAAATGGGTTGGGACGACAATAATCCATAAGTAAAATCTACGATAGAATCGTGAACAATGAGATAGTGACGGTTTCTTATTCCTGCTGACGGTGCACTTAGATATTCCAAAAGTACCACGAATGTAACGTTACGTGTCTCAGCTTTTTGTACTGTTTGACTGcagagatttttttgaacggAATCGTTATTTCTATGTGGCATATGCCGTTTTAACAAGGGAAGTTAACTTCGGAAGTGGTGACAAAAGCTGGCGAACTATTATGTGATTCTGTGTGTATCTTGTTATGTGATCCCTGGCGATAATTTACATATAAGGGTCACATTGGGGTGTAAACTATCTGACCACATCGATTTACGAGCCTATTTACACGACGCCGCTGGTCCGATAATATTATGGAGAACTGTTAATGCACACGCCAAAACCACGACACAGACAACTGCTAGTTTATTATGCCAGTCATTGAACTTCCCCCAGTTTAATTAAGACGTGAATGAAATTTAAAGCTTTTTAAGATGTCGAACGCGTCGAAGACGAGCGGtttaattagtaaaaattctgttttcattaattaaaataaaaatgtattttccaGACATTATAAAGtaagaaatgtttatttacGTCCTACCCACCGTGCAacgtagaaataaataatatcttATCATTCTCCTGtataacataatttatggtatcctaaaaaaaaaaaaaattagtacaTGGGTTCTTGTAAAAATGCTACTTTACCATTAATTCCCAGTCTGTATCATTTATCAACACTAATATTCCGGGTCTCCTAAAGAAAAAACagcgttttaaaatattttcagacaTGCATCTAATAAAACTACATATTTCAGTTATGATGACACACATTTTAGTCAACTGTGTAGGAataaaaacaagacattttaataatgttaTACTTCATGTAAATAACCGCATTCCGGCATATTTTCCTTAAACAAATGTTATATGtatgacaaaaaaatatatactcAAGTAGAaccaaatagaaaatttaattaacataaCCTTTTTCGCTtcttctctaaaatgcactaAAATTGACTTATAACAAGTGCAAATTAAGGTCATAATGTTTCAAAACTGGCTTTCAGTGTTTAAGAATCGCAAAAaacagttatttatgcaacacgTGTATAAAGCACTACCTCTTTGGAAGTGGGAAGTTTGCACGCACGAGCTCAGCGAGTGTTGTTATCTAATTCATAAAGAAAAGTGCTTCATACAAAATTtgaatacataattattatgtgCAACAGCATTGTCTCTGAAAAATGAGGCAAAGAGAGGTAATATTAATGTTCTACTGTCATTACGTAACTTAGGTAACCAgctaaaagcaaaaaactgtcaCCATGCTGTCACCATTTAGAGTTCTTTTGCAATTTGTACTTCGATGAAATGAGTGAATCCTGTGGTGAAAACGGTAATAAAGCACTTCCatcagaaattatttttgtattttttttttatttgcagcAAATGAAGCAAAACTTGATTACTTCCACAAactgtaaaataataattatttacggtATAAGTATCCTAATGTGTCATTTTACGACAAGAATTGGATAATAAATTGATCGAGTATAGCATCAAGTTACAGTACAATGTTTTATCTACCATCAATTATACTGTTAATAGCCAAAATGCAGGCAATATACACGATATAGACCAAGAAAGTATTTCCTCAAATATCGATATTGCAGCAAATGTGGTTACTGCAATTTTGATACCAGCGAAATCAGGACGAAAGTATACAAAGTATTTAcaaatacactgaccggcacaaaaaaagactcattatgatttctttaataaatgatcttgaaattatatttgtgcttatttttctttattatagttaaattgggatattttcaatgatcaggagtgctatggtcaccatggcaaccgaattgttttgtttaaataaattattagaaaatttgcgctacttccatgttgtttttgtcgtgttaaaagatttaatttgacaatacgaaatactaattcaaaatgatgttcaaattttgacaatttttcataacataaatttttttctaaaaaattacttttttttcattaaaattgtatttgctgtgtttaatgttttgtttgtcggacattctttggcaaagaataatttaaataacacttatcaatacaacatgacatcaaaaaaaaattctaagacaatgaattactatacatatcaataaaattaaaagtgagtcgttttttgtgccggtcagtgtatctCACTTTACCACACTAGTGTGGTGCGTATGTCGTTATGATATTCAAATGAATATGATAAAGTCTGAATGATTGAGTgacagtattttattttacgctTCGAAAAAAGTATCCCCTTTGACGCATTATCattattgattaaaaaacaattttttaacggTGTAGTAGGTACCTTTGATATTTAAGAAATGACACTCTGCTGTGATTTCTCATTAAGTCTGACTTGGTAATGCTGGATAAAAAGCTAACTTTGGCATTATCTAAAATAACAAACATAtcgtgaaaaatatttgtaaagttGAATGACACAGCTGCAATTCCCTTTATTGATTCGAGGTATCggatgggaaaagaaaatttaattttacgttCTGATGCTTTCTATTACATCAAGATTTAGtgattatacaaaaaaaaaactcggcTGAACAAAAAGTAGTGGACTATTCACCGGCAAGCGTCGTCTTGGTCATAAATTTCCGTTACAAATGACCCTTATGTAAACTAACTTTTAGATCAGAAGTCATCTTTCAGTGTTAGGttcaaatataataattattatatgtaTAATGTTCCTTAACGATTAACTGTTAGattatttgataaataaattcccgGTACCCTTAAAAGTAAATTCAATAAGAGAATTGATCTATTTATTTCCTTGACATATTAATATtaggtaaaaatattttaaaaaaatcaatcttcttttttgtagaagatatggacctatctgttacactaaatgtggcaacatttaaaaacattctacaggggtcattataaattattgtcacatcgcagttggcgttgaaaacccacacaaattttggatgtgccgccagccttgCAACGTTTGACAAATTAGTAGatagatttccactaccgccggtaGCGCCACCAATCGACGATactaaagtctattttttcctggtaggcggatGCGCGCGGCATTTAcgaaatcctgcaacgaaatacgacctccctattggttaGTGGAATAAAatccgcctaccaggaaaaaatacactttagtcactcatgttatgaggcttgcggcacattcaactatgtcaccaacgcctactgcgatgggacaatcatttatgaTGACCTGTATGTAttccaatagtctgcaaatatttcatttttgttgtatccatggaaataagaaagaaaaatcaaagccatgttgtcatacgttatttgaggtaaaacggacataaaattactgCTTGTAAATGTtggaaataataaagaaaataattgcaaacctgatcacaatcgttcagaattatgatgccactggctagtaaaaggcaaatagtcaaaatcttttttaacatttaaaataaatgacatcaaagctgcaccttttgagaccccatatcttcaaatctaagaggtatagaattttataattatttttctcattattttctaacatgagttgatattgccccattgagttgttccgtgAATTATGGGGAACccagtataaaaataaaaattacaattctcacaaCACACGATTTCtacacgaaaaaaattgcTACACAAAAAACCATAAATTAAGTAGGTGCTGGTGGAATATATTTCCATATCCTTGTAAATTGTTTAAGTTTTTAATAATGGGTTAGACAAATAGTTTGCAAAATACATGTACAGTTGGATTCAAAAAAACGGGACATGAATCTTTTCCTAATggttggttttgtccatttgtcaattaattgtctacttgacaatacctgcCATTTCCATgccattgaattttgaccataattgtAACCGTAAGACGGTTTCACACTATTAAAAACCcgaaaaaattgtctttttttttacgtgtcccgttttttttaatgcaactgtacagttgcggccgttgaaaactcagacattttgacaacgccaaacttttagctttgtaaatggtattgaaagtgacgtttctcaaaatgtcactcaaacgttatccacattaatttctctcgcaatggctcttatactcacaccgtccctcagtcaaacacatttttgcaaatcagataattgcggcatttcaaaagttacgcgcgattctgacctaatatgccaaatactgacactgactttataatccttgatgaaaatcctgtttacgctaatcaaatttcggaatttatacagagtgtttaaatctttcctgtctgagatttcaacggccgcaactgtacataaaAAACAAGTAcagttgaatttaaaaaaaccggGACAAACAACAAAGAACCCAATTTTTCTTGGACTGTTAATGagtacagtggggagcacggaatttcacacaccaatttgtatgtcattaaaaaaaactatctagtctaagctttattgtcattataatcaatcatgatatatgtgatcatgactgatgtttcacctaaactgtcactaaactgccgccagtatctcattttaataaaattatgtcagtgaaatgtccaatgtgtgcgaaattccgtgctcgccatTGTACAtacctataaaaaatataggtaatTTGTTAAAGTCTAACCtacttatttataaattaactACCCTCAAATAATTCTAACCGATTTCTAATAAACCTTTttcaaactattaaaaaaccaaaaaaaagtatccattttattttggcgtcccgtttttttttaaatccaagTGTACAATGGCGGACACAAAAATTCGTCCACGACTGTCATTCCACTGACGTATGCTGTAAAGCAGCCTTTAGGAACGAATAACAAATAACCTCATTTCACATGTTGACATGTGTCAATCAAATTGTGTCTATGGTCTTATGGGTGACAGTCTGACAGtaataaattgcaaattttaatttgcaaacgtcaataataatttttaagaaatgacAGGAAAGGGGAACGAAATGTTTTGGCTGGAATAGTACCTAATAAGCTACTTACACTGAATCatcttgtaaaaataattctgGTCTCTCCTTCAATAAATTATCTCTAATCCAAGTCAGCAAATCTTTAATTAACCCTATAATGCAAAAGTTCTTATAATTATAAAGTAAAATTAGATGCGAAATTActctaattaattaaaatataatttcctTTTTATCTACAGAATAATTTTATCATAGTACCAATAATCATAAACTCATATTCACGATTTTTTCTGTTAacgtaaaaatgtaacacATATATTCCTTACAATATAAATATACTTTGCAATATGAAGTTGTCATCAGTGTTACTTAATAAATTTCATAAGGCACTTACATTCTTTGTCTTTCTCAGGTAGGGTCACAGAATgcgtttttttattatcgaaAAGTAATTCTGCACCCCCactaaaaatgtaaatcatgataaaataaaaaaaccaaaatatgtattataccTCATACCCAAATTCCACAGTAATGTGTACATCCGGCATTgctgtgtttttatattttgttctagttaatttcaaaatattgcaACATAACCTCTAGAGCCATCGATCTGAATCCAGAATAACCAATACAAAAGAAATGGACTgcaaattccctagaattcaAATTAcagtattattatttataaataatacctATCAAAccagttatttaaaaaactggttcaatttttaaaatataatcaaATGAGTGGTGGTTTTGAAAGACACgcagaatttttattgaagtCGAACTATCtaggtttttttgttatttgaaCTGGGTCAGCTGGGTATATTGGCTATCCTGCGATAAATATACAACAAAACGGAGTCTACTTTTACAACAGGTtatgtttacaatttagtGCGGTATTGGTTCTCTTGGCGTTGTTGTTAGCGAAGTTGttgaacaataaaatttgttaaaagttACAATGGAAGAAGAATATGACGATAGAGCCTGGGACGGGGTTGACAGACTGGATAATGATGTATGTATTACTTTTGcttttataatcaatttgttgcaataattaatttttatcaacTTGGAGCAGTCCGAAGGAGGTGACGAAGCTGAAAACCCTGAACAAGTTCTGAAAGAATGTGCTGAAAAATTTTCTACATCTGATTATATTATGGAGCCGGGAATTTTTTCACAGCTTAAAAGATATTTTCAGTCAGGGGGAAATCCCTTACAAGTGATTGAAGAATTATCACAAAATTACACTGCAGTAGCGCAAATGGCTAATCTGATTGCTGAATGGTTAATTACTGGTGGTGTAAATGTAACAACAGTTCAAGCGATGGTAGAAAATCACTTAAAAgaaatgattttaaaaacatttgatCCTAAAAAAGCAGACACAATTTTCACAGAGGAGGGTGAAACTCCTGCTTGGTTAACACAATTGATTGAACATCCAACTTGGAGGTCATTAATTTACAGATTAGCAGAAGAGTATCCTGATTGCCTAATGTTGAATTTTACCATTAAAGTAAGCTCTGTAATATAGCAACATTtcgagaaaattaaatttgctaCAATTTTTAGCTCATATCTGATGCTGGTTTCCAAGCAGAAATTACAAGTATTTCAACTGCTGCTCAACAACTGGAAGTGTTTTCTAGAGTTTTAAAAACCTCTATTGCTAGTTTCTTAACTAATCCTGAAGAGTGGCAGAACACTAGTAGAGAATGTGCAGTAAGTATCAGATTATTTAgctttttaaatgtaattactaaaattttgtgtacaTTAGAAAATGGTGTGCCATGGACAACATACTTATGTGTACAGTCAAGTAATCATACATGTATTAGCCCGTGAATCTAAAGGTGGCAGCAGCATGAAGAGATTGTCACAAGAAATTACCAAATgtgcacaaaaaaagtttgtattttttcagatGCTAAAACTAGgttttcatttattagttTTAGTGGCAATGATGTTACTCCCATAACTATGGCCTTAAATGGAGCTTCAGCATATCCTTTGGCATGCCAAGCATTAACATCTATGTTatcaaaaaatacattaaatcCAGCTGATATTACTGTGCTATATAGAAATTATAATGCTCCTGACCCACCACCTATTGACTTAATCAGAACTCCTCAATTTTTAGGTTTGcacttaattttttacaaaaaaaaatatttatttgtaactatattttttgtagaacTTCTAGTTGATGCTCTCTTTAAGCCTGGGGTAAAACTCAATCCCGATCATAAACCAAAATATATTCATCTGTTGGCATATGCAGCCAGTGTTTATGAAATGCCAGCAAAGAAAGGACAGAAACGCATAATCAACAGAGATGAACTTCAAGCCTCCGTTCGTTCCATCGAAACTGTACATAATATATGCAACACTAATAAAGGAAGTTCAGAACTCATGGCTGAActtggaattatttatcagtGTCTTAAGTAAGTTGTAAGTTTTCTTATGTATCAATTTACATAATGATATGTTGTTTTAGATATCCAGTAGTGTCAGTTGGGATTATACGATGGGTTGAATGTACAGTAACTGAACCTAGCTactttaaattgtcaacagaACACACTCCAATTCATCTAGCATTACTTGATGAAGTAGTTACCTGTCATCCACTTCTTCATAACCAAGTGCTGGATCTATTGATTCGATTATTTGAATCCAAGCAAGACGAATTGGAGATTTTAGTACAAGTAAGTATACAATAGCAGTATATATTTGGAATTCTAAAGTTTTCCACAATAATTTCTGATCTACTAGTTTTTCGGCAATTGCATGaactttgaaaaaatgtaatggCTAATACAGAAATTGAGACTATGTAATTGGTTTTAAAAAGACACTACCTATTTCAGCAGCACCTCCAgacaaattacattttcactattttaaaatgtgtttttacagCTTGAAATGAGAAAAATGGTTCTGGACAGAATGGTCAACTTATTATGTGCTGGTTGTGTTGTACCAgttgtaaaatatattaaacAGTGTTGGCAAAAAGGTGATACAGATATTTCGTTAATTAGGTATTTTGTGACAGaagtaagtacatattttattttacgaccataaaatttaacaagaaTGTTAAAAGGTTTTAGAAACGATTGGACCC encodes:
- the Urm1 gene encoding ubiquitin-related modifier 1; protein product: MPDVHITVEFGGGAELLFDNKKTHSVTLPEKDKEWLIKDLLTWIRDNLLKERPELFLQDDSVRPGILVLINDTDWELMDTINYVIQENDKILFISTLHGG
- the TH1 gene encoding negative elongation factor D isoform X3, whose protein sequence is MEEEYDDRAWDGVDRLDNDQSEGGDEAENPEQVLKECAEKFSTSDYIMEPGIFSQLKRYFQSGGNPLQVIEELSQNYTAVAQMANLIAEWLITGGVNVTTVQAMVENHLKEMILKTFDPKKADTIFTEEGETPAWLTQLIEHPTWRSLIYRLAEEYPDCLMLNFTIKLISDAGFQAEITSISTAAQQLEVFSRVLKTSIASFLTNPEEWQNTSRECAKMVCHGQHTYVYSQVIIHVLARESKGGSSMKRLSQEITKCAQKNGNDVTPITMALNGASAYPLACQALTSMLSKNTLNPADITVLYRNYNAPDPPPIDLIRTPQFLELLVDALFKPGVKLNPDHKPKYIHLLAYAASVYEMPAKKGQKRIINRDELQASVRSIETVHNICNTNKGSSELMAELGIIYQCLKYPVVSVGIIRWVECTVTEPSYFKLSTEHTPIHLALLDEVVTCHPLLHNQVLDLLIRLFESKQDELEILVQLEMRKMVLDRMVNLLCAGCVVPVVKYIKQCWQKGDTDISLIRYFVTEVLETIGPPYSSEFVHLFMPMVENDEITGTMRGDGENDPVSEFIVYCKANYTAMV
- the TH1 gene encoding negative elongation factor D isoform X1, which encodes MEEEYDDRAWDGVDRLDNDQSEGGDEAENPEQVLKECAEKFSTSDYIMEPGIFSQLKRYFQSGGNPLQVIEELSQNYTAVAQMANLIAEWLITGGVNVTTVQAMVENHLKEMILKTFDPKKADTIFTEEGETPAWLTQLIEHPTWRSLIYRLAEEYPDCLMLNFTIKLISDAGFQAEITSISTAAQQLEVFSRVLKTSIASFLTNPEEWQNTSRECAKMVCHGQHTYVYSQVIIHVLARESKGGSSMKRLSQEITKCAQKNFSGNDVTPITMALNGASAYPLACQALTSMLSKNTLNPADITVLYRNYNAPDPPPIDLIRTPQFLELLVDALFKPGVKLNPDHKPKYIHLLAYAASVYEMPAKKGQKRIINRDELQASVRSIETVHNICNTNKGSSELMAELGIIYQCLKYPVVSVGIIRWVECTVTEPSYFKLSTEHTPIHLALLDEVVTCHPLLHNQVLDLLIRLFESKQDELEILVQLEMRKMVLDRMVNLLCAGCVVPVVKYIKQCWQKGDTDISLIRYFVTEVLETIGPPYSSEFVHLFMPMVENDEITGTMRGDGENDPVSEFIVYCKANYTAMV
- the TH1 gene encoding negative elongation factor D isoform X4; the protein is MEEEYDDRAWDGVDRLDNDSEGGDEAENPEQVLKECAEKFSTSDYIMEPGIFSQLKRYFQSGGNPLQVIEELSQNYTAVAQMANLIAEWLITGGVNVTTVQAMVENHLKEMILKTFDPKKADTIFTEEGETPAWLTQLIEHPTWRSLIYRLAEEYPDCLMLNFTIKLISDAGFQAEITSISTAAQQLEVFSRVLKTSIASFLTNPEEWQNTSRECAKMVCHGQHTYVYSQVIIHVLARESKGGSSMKRLSQEITKCAQKNGNDVTPITMALNGASAYPLACQALTSMLSKNTLNPADITVLYRNYNAPDPPPIDLIRTPQFLELLVDALFKPGVKLNPDHKPKYIHLLAYAASVYEMPAKKGQKRIINRDELQASVRSIETVHNICNTNKGSSELMAELGIIYQCLKYPVVSVGIIRWVECTVTEPSYFKLSTEHTPIHLALLDEVVTCHPLLHNQVLDLLIRLFESKQDELEILVQLEMRKMVLDRMVNLLCAGCVVPVVKYIKQCWQKGDTDISLIRYFVTEVLETIGPPYSSEFVHLFMPMVENDEITGTMRGDGENDPVSEFIVYCKANYTAMV
- the TH1 gene encoding negative elongation factor D isoform X2, with protein sequence MEEEYDDRAWDGVDRLDNDSEGGDEAENPEQVLKECAEKFSTSDYIMEPGIFSQLKRYFQSGGNPLQVIEELSQNYTAVAQMANLIAEWLITGGVNVTTVQAMVENHLKEMILKTFDPKKADTIFTEEGETPAWLTQLIEHPTWRSLIYRLAEEYPDCLMLNFTIKLISDAGFQAEITSISTAAQQLEVFSRVLKTSIASFLTNPEEWQNTSRECAKMVCHGQHTYVYSQVIIHVLARESKGGSSMKRLSQEITKCAQKNFSGNDVTPITMALNGASAYPLACQALTSMLSKNTLNPADITVLYRNYNAPDPPPIDLIRTPQFLELLVDALFKPGVKLNPDHKPKYIHLLAYAASVYEMPAKKGQKRIINRDELQASVRSIETVHNICNTNKGSSELMAELGIIYQCLKYPVVSVGIIRWVECTVTEPSYFKLSTEHTPIHLALLDEVVTCHPLLHNQVLDLLIRLFESKQDELEILVQLEMRKMVLDRMVNLLCAGCVVPVVKYIKQCWQKGDTDISLIRYFVTEVLETIGPPYSSEFVHLFMPMVENDEITGTMRGDGENDPVSEFIVYCKANYTAMV